The DNA region AACGCCTACCCAGGCGGGCCAGCATCTCCGCTGGACTGGATCACCGATCAACCGTGGTACGTGTTCCCGTGGCGGCAGGACCCGACCATCTCCTCGATGCTGGTCATGCTCGACGCGATCCACGACCGGCTCGACCATGACTCGATCGACTTCACCGACGTGTGGGATCGACTCGCCGCACGTCCCGACGAGGAAAGGGACAGCGCGATCTGGTTCCTGTTTCTCCCGGTCGTCGACTTGGACCACGGCGAGGACCTGTACATAAAGATGAACTCGCGCGGCAAGCCGCTGACCACGTTCGAGGTCTTCAAGGCTGACTTCGAGAGCATCATCAAAGCAGTGGATCCAGACCGACACCGACACCTGGTTGACAGCATGGACGGCTCCTGGGCAGACACTCTCTGGGAGTACGAGAAGCGGTCTGACGGGGACTTCAAGACCGACGACGAGTTCGAGCGGTACTTGACCTTCATCATCGAGATCAGCGAATGGCGTGACGGCGCACCGGATCGGAAGTGGCACGACAAGTCAGCGAATCGTCTCTGGCCGATCGAGGAGCGCGCACGACTTGCCTTCGCCGATGCGGGGAACGAGCATGCAGCGCGGAACCGTGACTTCTTCTTCCACGCGTTCGATACCTGGGTCGACACAGACCCGGGCACAGAACTTGGCGCTCTGTTCAGAGCAGGCGGCACCGGTCGTGGTCCGATCCCACTCTTCTCGGCAACTCCCGACCTGTTCGGTGCGTGCATCTCCGGCTACGGGACCGATTTCTCAGTCCAAGAGACCCTGCTCCTGTTCGGGGTACTGCTCAGCCGGCAGGCTGGCGATTCAGTCACGTCAGATGAAGTGGCTCAACGGCTGCGGTCGCTGCGGAATTTGACTGCAGCCTTCCTCGACCGCGACCGGTACATGTCGAGCTACGTAGCCTCCACCGAGAAGCTCGTTCTCGGCGGGTCTCTCGACGACCTCGAAGGCTTCCGCGGTGACTGGGTTTCCGACGAGGCACTCAAGTGGGCGTTCCTAGAGGACCACCCGGGGCTCAAGGACGCCGTTCACCGGCTCGAGGACGACCCGCTGGTCCGCGGCCGCATCATGGTGTTCGACCTCGATGCCGCGGCGATCCGGGCGCGCGCCAATGCCTTCGCCGAGGTCAGTCGAGGTGAGCTCCGTGACATCTTCGGCGCTGCTCTGCTCACCAAGGGTGACTACTCTCGCGACGTCGGTTGGGAGGGTCAGCGCCGCCAACTCGGAAGCTCCCAGAAGGACGATTCGTGGACGGACCTGCTGACAACTGGCTCCCGAAGCAGCCTCGAAAACGTCGGACGGCCCCTCGCTTCACTCCTGGACGACGTCGCTGAACGGCTCACAACGGCGAGCGCACCCAGTGTGAGGGAAGCATTGGACGCGATCCGGTTGCAGTGGCTCGC from Nocardioides sambongensis includes:
- a CDS encoding DUF262 domain-containing protein, with protein sequence MKGYRTTFLGLFDEPAGDRPPIREIEIPVIQRDFAQGRDDEETTALRDRFLDKIVQAATTDSNLGLDFVYGDIQHGVLQPLDGQQRLTTLFLLHWYVASRAGTLDPAARWLCFSYATRPTARDFTRTLAENAYPGGPASPLDWITDQPWYVFPWRQDPTISSMLVMLDAIHDRLDHDSIDFTDVWDRLAARPDEERDSAIWFLFLPVVDLDHGEDLYIKMNSRGKPLTTFEVFKADFESIIKAVDPDRHRHLVDSMDGSWADTLWEYEKRSDGDFKTDDEFERYLTFIIEISEWRDGAPDRKWHDKSANRLWPIEERARLAFADAGNEHAARNRDFFFHAFDTWVDTDPGTELGALFRAGGTGRGPIPLFSATPDLFGACISGYGTDFSVQETLLLFGVLLSRQAGDSVTSDEVAQRLRSLRNLTAAFLDRDRYMSSYVASTEKLVLGGSLDDLEGFRGDWVSDEALKWAFLEDHPGLKDAVHRLEDDPLVRGRIMVFDLDAAAIRARANAFAEVSRGELRDIFGAALLTKGDYSRDVGWEGQRRQLGSSQKDDSWTDLLTTGSRSSLENVGRPLASLLDDVAERLTTASAPSVREALDAIRLQWLADRESRSFYDWRYYLVRYAGARSSKGDGYYNGTYDRARGGFGYRHLRILHGSSYIAYFSDALLRASWVEGRLTDVAEEPSWYRGYERGLTLKKSRLEIRCEEDGYQLVPDDGDGEAVEQARKALTQEGAFDLDLDQHLRVRIRQKPIDGRQVDAEDRIQLCVQVVSALATAGL